A stretch of the Candidatus Polarisedimenticolia bacterium genome encodes the following:
- a CDS encoding DUF1028 domain-containing protein: MVAVSQDSALSPTERHRDIIATFSIVAFDPATGDLGVAVTSKFPAVGNGVPWAKAGVGAVATQAAANLSFGEEGLALMAGGASAGAALAKVLAADAQREERQVGMVDAKGGAATHTGKNCFPWAGGKTGKNYAVQGNILVSAATVDAMARAFEGSTGDLPDRLVTALEAGQAAGGDKRGRESAALLVVRKGAGYGGKGDRWVDLRVDDNPDPVVELRRLLGVHHLYFGRTDRSRVHKIDAPLAEELQRMLIRRGFYRGQVSGRYDAATRKALEDYMGWENLEERIQKDDTLDDVVLRYIREHEK; encoded by the coding sequence ATGGTGGCGGTGTCGCAGGATTCCGCGCTCTCCCCGACGGAGCGTCATCGCGACATCATCGCGACCTTTTCGATTGTGGCCTTCGATCCCGCGACCGGGGATCTCGGCGTGGCGGTCACCTCGAAATTCCCGGCCGTCGGCAACGGCGTCCCCTGGGCGAAGGCGGGGGTCGGAGCGGTCGCCACGCAGGCGGCCGCCAATTTATCCTTCGGTGAGGAAGGCCTGGCTTTGATGGCGGGGGGCGCGAGCGCCGGCGCGGCGCTCGCCAAGGTGCTCGCCGCCGACGCGCAGCGGGAGGAGAGGCAGGTGGGAATGGTGGATGCGAAAGGGGGCGCGGCGACCCACACCGGTAAGAACTGCTTTCCCTGGGCCGGTGGCAAAACCGGAAAGAACTATGCCGTTCAGGGAAACATCCTGGTGAGCGCCGCCACGGTGGACGCGATGGCGCGCGCCTTCGAGGGTTCCACGGGCGATCTTCCCGATCGCCTGGTGACGGCGCTGGAGGCCGGGCAGGCTGCCGGAGGCGACAAACGCGGGCGCGAGTCGGCCGCCCTGCTGGTCGTGCGCAAGGGCGCGGGCTACGGCGGCAAGGGGGATCGCTGGGTGGATCTCAGGGTGGACGACAATCCGGATCCGGTCGTCGAGCTGCGCCGCCTTCTGGGAGTGCATCATCTCTACTTCGGCAGGACCGATCGCAGCCGTGTCCACAAGATCGACGCACCGCTGGCCGAGGAGCTGCAGCGGATGCTGATCCGGCGCGGCTTCTATCGGGGCCAGGTCAGCGGCAGGTACGACGCCGCCACGCGCAAGGCCCTCGAGGACTACATGGGCTGGGAAAATCTTGAGGAGCGCATCCAGAAGGACGACACGCTGGACGATGTCGTGCTGCGCTACATCCGCGAGCACGAGAAATGA
- a CDS encoding DUF1330 domain-containing protein: MPAYVMVEVEVSEPNGYEEYKKMAPRSIHAHGGRYLVRGGPIEMLEGEWPLQRVVILEFPDAAAARAWWCSSEYRPARDLRHRTARTRMVLVEGIASPPIA, translated from the coding sequence ATGCCGGCCTACGTCATGGTGGAGGTTGAGGTCAGCGAGCCGAACGGCTACGAGGAATACAAGAAGATGGCGCCCCGCTCGATCCACGCGCACGGCGGCCGCTACCTGGTGCGCGGCGGTCCCATCGAGATGCTGGAAGGGGAGTGGCCCTTGCAGCGGGTGGTGATCCTGGAGTTCCCCGACGCGGCCGCCGCGCGCGCCTGGTGGTGCAGCAGCGAGTACCGTCCAGCCCGCGATTTGCGCCACCGGACGGCGCGCACCCGCATGGTTCTTGTGGAGGGAATCGCCTCACCGCCGATCGCCTGA